DNA from Terriglobia bacterium:
CAAATTCCTTCGCGATATTGTCACCCAACGCCTCCACCTGCTGGATTCGAGCAATGGCTTCTGCTCGCTCGCCTCGATGTAACTGGGCATAAATCTGGGAGGAACACACCGCCAGCTCGGAATGCAGGTTCCGGATCCGCTCCACGGTCAAACGCTCCTCCTCTCCGAGGTCCAGCTTCACATATTGCATGATCATTTCGCCCAGCTGAAAATTGGTTTCATTGATGGCTTCGTTAAATCGGGGATCTAACTGACCCAACTGGTGATTGAGGAGATGGATTTCGCGTTCAATTCCCTGATGAAGGCGCAGGTTCAATGCAAAGGTTTCCTGGAGATTATGGGTTAATCGTGTCCTCTCTACAGAGAGTCTCGAGAAATGTTGGGTCAGACGGAAGGCAAAGACAATCGCCACCACGATGCTCAAGGAGAGCAGGATGACGAGCTGTCTGGTGACCTTCATCTTGAACATAGGCGGAAATCTCTGTCAAAACGATCCGGTCGAACCCGGATTATCCCGATACCATATTGATCGGTTTGTTTCTCAAAATCTTCACGGATTTCTAAATGAGAGAGGGGTTGGTGTGCGGATTTCGCTATCGTATTGCAACGGAAGGGCGCAACGCTGCGACACAGCGGGCCTGGACAGAAGTGCGGATCGCTCCGTGGTCTGAGTTCAGGAAGGAGGGCGGGTTCCTCGCTCCCTCAGGAGGAGAGCACCTCGATGTTGCTCGCGTTTATTTCACTTTGAGCTTCTCGCGCAGCCAGTCGTTCAACACCTTGAGCACGTCATCGTCTATCGAGGTGGTGGCCAGAGAAGTGTACTCGCTAAAGGACCCGGTTTTTGCGGGGAGGAACAAGTGATTAAGGCTTGGAAAGACGTGAACTGAGACATCCTTGTTGCCTGCTTCGCGTGCCGCTTTTTCCAGGGCCGCGGCCTGATCGGCGGTGACCTGCCGGTCGAGGGCCCCCTGTAGAATCAACACCGGCTGGCGCACCTTGCGAATCGTCGGCAAGGGATCATAAGTAAGGAAATTCTTGTACCAGGCATTCTTGACCGTGTCCGGCAGTTTCGAAATATCGCCGCCTTCGGCGATCGTCCGGAGCATCGCCTGTTGTTCTGCCAGACGCCTGGCCTTTTCCTCCTTCGTAAGCGTCGGATCGCGATCGAGCAGGTCTGCCGATTGATCGATGATAACTGCATCCCCGCGTTTGGCCGTGCCGGCCATGAGGACGATGGCTGCGAGGGCGGGATCGGTCGAGGCCACGAGCGGCGCGATAATGCCTCCCTCACTATGGCCGACGAGCGCGATTCGTTTGGGATCGATGTCGGGCCGGTTGCGGAGGTAGGCGACCTGGGCCCGCGTGTCGTCCGCGAAATCAAAGGTCGTCACAGTCAGAAGCGTCTCACGCCCCGAAGACTTTCCAATCCCCCTGTCGTCCACGCGCAGCACCGCAATGCCCTGGCTGGCGAGAGACTCGGCGATTTGACGGAAGGGACGGTACTTTTCAAGCCCCGGAATTGGGATGGGTTCGTCCCGCGTCTGCTGGCCCGATCCAGTAATGGTGACCACGGCTGGGAAGGGCGCCTTGCCATTCTTGGGCAACAGGAGTGTGCCGGCAAGGGTGATATCTCTCGACTTCACCGTTACGTCTTCCGCCGAAAAAGAAGCGTCGGGAGGAGCGGAATAATCGGGCTCAACAGCTCTAGCCGCCGCGGCCATGGCGGTCCGCAGCGGTTCGACAAAACCCAGATACTCTTCGCGGACCGCCACAAAGTTCTGCATCGGGACCGACATCACCGCGACGCGTCCTTTGGAATCGGTCCAGAAGAGTGTGCTGATTACACCGAATTGGAGATTGTACCGGTCAAAGGTTTCCGGCTTTGCCTGGGCCGTGATCCCCGTCGATTGGACCTCATCCTGGGCCAGTCGCTCCATCCTCATTTTCATGCTTGGGAAGATCGGAAGCTCCTGCGGTCCTCCTTGGCGCGTGTCATACCGTGCAGCGACGAACGGGAGTAAATAGAAAATGTTCGGTGCGATGAACGATGAGCCG
Protein-coding regions in this window:
- a CDS encoding alpha/beta fold hydrolase is translated as MKSTVSIFLVILLFIPELLFSKQAAAPGKSSTPKEAAAKPETSALPPAPSLLSSALCGKGVYLFTMNGQPVGREAFEVACAAEGGFSVKGHTDLRVPGATVDLESTLELDKSAIPSKFTAKGTIAGTPTDQVLILRNGTAKFSVSGSEREVPYTPGSSFIAPNIFYLLPFVAARYDTRQGGPQELPIFPSMKMRMERLAQDEVQSTGITAQAKPETFDRYNLQFGVISTLFWTDSKGRVAVMSVPMQNFVAVREEYLGFVEPLRTAMAAAARAVEPDYSAPPDASFSAEDVTVKSRDITLAGTLLLPKNGKAPFPAVVTITGSGQQTRDEPIPIPGLEKYRPFRQIAESLASQGIAVLRVDDRGIGKSSGRETLLTVTTFDFADDTRAQVAYLRNRPDIDPKRIALVGHSEGGIIAPLVASTDPALAAIVLMAGTAKRGDAVIIDQSADLLDRDPTLTKEEKARRLAEQQAMLRTIAEGGDISKLPDTVKNAWYKNFLTYDPLPTIRKVRQPVLILQGALDRQVTADQAAALEKAAREAGNKDVSVHVFPSLNHLFLPAKTGSFSEYTSLATTSIDDDVLKVLNDWLREKLKVK